One genomic segment of Vibrio sp. SCSIO 43136 includes these proteins:
- a CDS encoding GyrI-like domain-containing protein — protein sequence MEITNKVINNAIEYIFDNLTSDLGVEEVASYCNLSKFHFSRLFKKSTGESIYSLIKRLKMEDSAIVLGTNTNNSITDIGLGYGYSSSNYSSAFTKHHGISPAKFRKLKKDRKFDLVNHVDGKEIIYQDYEYYDKSVIIRQLEDIRVLYRRYIGDYGDLVEHWPKFIDEHSDLVQDDSQLIDVCYSDPNITDRKRCIYDICIKIDSDTVLPEHITTDTRIIKGGKFASYSAKGNPSIIAHDYKGVFNVWLPNSGYSLDNRIRFDSYKVVKPEDRYFEVDINLPIQ from the coding sequence ATGGAAATAACAAATAAAGTCATTAACAATGCCATTGAATACATTTTCGACAACCTAACCAGTGATCTAGGTGTCGAAGAGGTTGCAAGCTATTGCAATTTATCGAAGTTTCACTTTAGTCGCCTATTTAAGAAATCTACTGGCGAAAGTATTTACTCGTTAATCAAACGACTTAAGATGGAGGATAGTGCCATCGTGCTTGGCACCAATACCAACAACTCTATTACCGATATTGGTTTAGGTTACGGGTACAGCTCATCAAACTACAGCTCAGCATTTACCAAGCACCATGGGATCTCTCCAGCAAAATTTAGAAAACTCAAAAAAGACAGAAAATTTGACTTAGTAAACCATGTCGACGGGAAAGAAATTATATACCAAGATTATGAATACTATGACAAAAGTGTGATTATTAGACAGCTAGAAGACATTAGAGTATTGTACCGACGCTACATAGGTGACTATGGCGACCTTGTCGAGCACTGGCCAAAGTTTATCGATGAGCATAGTGACCTGGTCCAAGATGATTCACAGTTAATTGATGTGTGTTATAGCGACCCTAACATCACTGACAGAAAACGCTGCATCTATGATATTTGCATTAAAATAGATTCGGATACTGTCTTACCAGAACATATAACCACCGACACACGTATTATTAAAGGTGGTAAGTTTGCATCTTACTCAGCGAAAGGCAATCCAAGTATAATTGCACATGATTATAAAGGTGTATTTAATGTATGGTTACCCAACAGTGGATATAGCCTAGATAATAGAATTAGGTTTGACTCCTATAAAGTAGTTAAACCTGAAGATCGATATTTTGAAGTTGACATCAACCTTCCAATTCAGTAG
- a CDS encoding siderophore-interacting protein has product MMTKGTGPRLIHCVRKEYITPNLLRITFSGDELDGFPDDQNGAMIKLFFPNAKTGLLELPYMQDGVMNWPVNKPVSRAYTVRYYRPEQNELDVDFVTHSANSPASGWAISANTGDTIAVAGPGGQYPLINNSDWHIVLADLTGAAAFSALLENLDSAAKGIAVLEVYNAEDIHEIQCPQGIKLVWLLKNSDKRSLFDVLVECQIPEDVNQISAFVAAENECVIQCRNYLRNTLSVERKNINAMPYWRKGKDEDTYHDERHEVMNAAY; this is encoded by the coding sequence ATGATGACTAAAGGAACTGGCCCTCGCCTTATTCACTGCGTTCGCAAGGAATATATTACACCAAATCTTTTGCGGATTACCTTTAGTGGTGACGAGCTGGACGGCTTCCCAGACGATCAGAACGGTGCGATGATCAAACTCTTCTTTCCTAATGCTAAAACGGGCCTTTTAGAGCTGCCTTACATGCAAGATGGCGTGATGAACTGGCCAGTAAACAAGCCAGTATCTAGGGCGTATACAGTAAGGTACTATCGCCCAGAGCAGAATGAACTTGATGTTGATTTCGTCACCCATAGTGCGAACAGTCCTGCTTCTGGCTGGGCTATTTCAGCGAATACTGGCGACACCATTGCTGTTGCGGGCCCAGGTGGGCAATACCCTCTAATCAATAACAGCGATTGGCATATTGTACTAGCAGATCTAACTGGTGCTGCGGCCTTTAGTGCTCTGTTGGAAAACTTAGATTCGGCAGCCAAAGGCATAGCCGTACTTGAAGTATATAACGCTGAGGATATTCATGAGATTCAATGCCCGCAAGGCATTAAACTAGTTTGGTTACTAAAAAATTCTGATAAGAGAAGTTTATTTGACGTCTTAGTAGAATGCCAAATTCCTGAAGATGTGAATCAAATTTCCGCCTTTGTTGCTGCCGAAAATGAGTGTGTTATTCAATGCAGAAATTATCTCCGCAATACACTGTCTGTTGAGCGAAAAAATATCAACGCAATGCCATACTGGCGCAAAGGCAAAGATGAAGATACCTATCATGACGAGCGCCATGAGGTTATGAATGCCGCTTACTAG
- a CDS encoding RNase H family protein encodes MIHLYCFGTKRTGGSLGDHQAAAWAFSVDMGLEPLSRSGILAGGKVEGFRADLNAIVEGLKLTPIETKVTVYTRNHHVVKGMMEGVRKWQQRGWQTANKKPVACQELWYQLLYMCEVREVSFELVVDEDLVKSNELKPLRNIAKKALDEYEEAFIKYAPNVSPPLF; translated from the coding sequence ATGATTCATTTATATTGCTTTGGGACTAAAAGAACAGGGGGCAGTCTAGGAGATCATCAGGCCGCTGCATGGGCTTTTTCCGTGGATATGGGACTGGAGCCATTAAGTCGATCAGGAATCTTAGCTGGTGGAAAAGTAGAAGGCTTTCGTGCTGACCTAAATGCAATTGTTGAAGGGTTAAAGCTTACACCTATCGAAACTAAGGTGACAGTCTACACTCGTAACCATCATGTGGTGAAAGGGATGATGGAAGGGGTCAGAAAGTGGCAGCAGAGGGGGTGGCAGACAGCAAATAAGAAGCCTGTAGCATGCCAAGAGCTTTGGTATCAACTATTGTACATGTGTGAAGTACGAGAAGTGTCCTTTGAGCTGGTTGTGGATGAAGATCTAGTTAAGTCTAATGAGCTCAAGCCATTAAGGAACATCGCCAAAAAAGCACTGGATGAATACGAGGAAGCTTTCATCAAGTACGCTCCCAATGTTTCTCCACCCCTGTTTTAA
- a CDS encoding recombinase family protein translates to MKYSTVRLSDYDSYEECHEAIEAIENDPSNIVGGSKAFYSGYETTLLKGAQDKIKALERRAERFLPDDEDEFDFEEDTAQEITTEPQEATKGQQVGYIRVSTADQNTARQLADVKLDRVFEEKVSAKTVDRPELVACLEYVRSGDTLHIHSLDRVCRSGAGDAVALVEQLTNKGVGVRFHKEGMEFYGDMSAAQRGVLSILASVAQMERELIRERQLEGIAAAKAAGKHIGRPKADARPEDAQRLKADGLSIAAIARDLGVGRATVYRLLERS, encoded by the coding sequence ATGAAATACTCAACAGTTCGTCTTTCGGACTACGACTCATACGAAGAATGTCATGAAGCCATTGAGGCTATCGAGAATGATCCGTCCAATATTGTTGGTGGCTCAAAGGCCTTCTATAGCGGTTATGAGACAACACTGCTCAAAGGTGCGCAAGATAAGATCAAGGCTCTGGAGCGTCGTGCTGAGCGTTTTCTTCCTGATGATGAGGATGAGTTTGACTTTGAGGAAGACACCGCTCAGGAGATCACTACGGAGCCACAGGAGGCTACTAAAGGCCAACAGGTAGGGTACATTCGAGTCTCTACCGCAGACCAGAACACAGCCCGCCAGTTAGCAGACGTAAAGCTGGATCGTGTCTTTGAGGAGAAGGTATCAGCTAAGACAGTGGATAGACCTGAGCTGGTGGCTTGTCTTGAGTATGTTCGGTCTGGTGACACCCTTCATATCCATAGCCTTGATCGAGTGTGTCGTAGTGGCGCTGGTGATGCAGTAGCTTTGGTTGAGCAACTAACAAACAAAGGTGTAGGTGTTCGCTTTCACAAAGAAGGTATGGAGTTCTACGGTGATATGAGTGCGGCTCAGCGTGGTGTCTTGAGTATATTAGCTTCAGTTGCACAAATGGAACGTGAGCTTATTCGAGAGCGACAGTTAGAAGGGATAGCAGCGGCAAAGGCAGCAGGTAAACATATCGGCCGACCTAAGGCTGATGCTAGGCCAGAAGACGCTCAGAGGCTCAAAGCTGATGGGCTGTCGATAGCTGCTATTGCTAGAGATTTAGGCGTGGGTAGGGCGACAGTTTATCGGTTACTTGAACGGAGCTAA
- a CDS encoding RNase H family protein, giving the protein MERKFTLTIEGASRTNIKKTDDNSRAGWATDIYVNGERTQTLTGGLLGLDATTNRAVFTAIIEGLSTTPANSSVEVKTDSQYAINSMTLWLDNWKVKGWKNSRKKPVENKDLIQKLDQLCNERTVTYSKVEFDATDEACDRLNALARAAQYQQ; this is encoded by the coding sequence ATGGAACGCAAGTTCACTTTAACAATCGAGGGTGCATCTCGCACTAATATCAAGAAGACTGACGACAACAGCCGAGCTGGTTGGGCTACAGACATCTATGTGAATGGAGAGCGGACTCAGACCCTCACAGGCGGATTGCTTGGTCTAGACGCAACGACAAACCGTGCAGTGTTTACAGCCATTATTGAAGGGCTGTCCACGACTCCAGCTAACAGCTCTGTTGAGGTAAAGACAGACAGCCAATATGCCATTAACTCTATGACTCTTTGGTTAGACAATTGGAAAGTTAAGGGCTGGAAGAACAGCAGGAAGAAGCCAGTAGAAAATAAGGATCTAATCCAGAAGCTAGACCAACTATGTAACGAAAGGACTGTCACCTACAGCAAGGTTGAGTTTGATGCAACAGATGAAGCATGTGATCGTTTAAATGCGTTAGCTCGTGCTGCACAGTACCAACAATAG
- a CDS encoding site-specific integrase, with protein MGTIRYRLARLSTYFASYSIKDLTTSPQARDNIDRFIKARCAKVSAGTVRKDASTLQAMLNWLRRDIGLQIPDIFKQIRLPKDYGTRQFIPTDEQVYTVIGHLQSEELKDICLLLSETACRRNEILKLRIVDVHLDKRFIQLYDTKNGDDRRVPLSAPAMAILEKRLMLLEGRAQTYPIFSALPEFVSKQFRRAADMEGLGEFVVHSLRHYRLSKLIQAGHDSILVSKVSGHKDHRMLSRYVKLDATSLACTLFD; from the coding sequence TTGGGTACTATCCGTTATCGCTTAGCTAGACTAAGTACCTACTTTGCTTCTTATTCAATTAAAGACCTAACAACAAGCCCGCAGGCAAGAGACAACATTGATCGCTTTATTAAGGCTAGATGTGCCAAAGTCAGTGCTGGTACCGTTCGCAAAGACGCATCAACACTTCAAGCTATGCTGAATTGGCTTAGACGAGATATTGGTTTACAAATCCCAGATATCTTCAAGCAGATTCGCTTACCGAAAGACTACGGCACTAGACAGTTTATCCCTACTGACGAACAGGTATACACAGTCATAGGTCATCTCCAGAGCGAAGAACTGAAAGACATCTGTTTGTTGCTCAGTGAGACTGCATGCCGTCGAAATGAAATCCTTAAGCTACGTATTGTAGATGTGCACTTAGACAAGCGATTTATTCAGCTCTATGACACAAAGAACGGTGATGATCGTCGAGTCCCTTTGTCTGCTCCTGCAATGGCTATTTTGGAAAAGCGCTTAATGTTGCTGGAAGGCAGGGCACAGACATATCCGATCTTTTCTGCACTTCCTGAGTTCGTCAGTAAGCAATTCAGACGGGCTGCTGACATGGAGGGGCTGGGGGAGTTTGTAGTGCACTCGCTACGACACTACAGGCTGTCGAAGCTTATCCAAGCAGGGCATGACAGCATACTTGTATCAAAGGTGTCGGGGCATAAAGATCACCGGATGTTGAGTCGCTATGTGAAGCTAGATGCAACGTCTTTAGCTTGTACCTTATTTGATTAA
- the folD gene encoding bifunctional methylenetetrahydrofolate dehydrogenase/methenyltetrahydrofolate cyclohydrolase FolD has protein sequence MTAQNIDGKLISQTVRSEVAARVKARLDAGLRAPGLAVVLVGEDPASQVYVGSKRRACEEVGFISKSFDLPATSTEEELLALVDELNNDAEIDGILVQLPLPAGIDSTKVLERIIPEKDVDGFHPYNVGRLCQRIPKLRSCTPKGIVTLMERYNIEMRGKHAVIVGASNIVGRPMTLELLLAGCTTTTCHRFTHDLEHHVSQADIVVVAVGKPNFIPGHWIKDGAVVIDVGINRLESGKLVGDVEYDVAKTKASFITPVPGGVGPMTVASLIENTMLACEQYHS, from the coding sequence ATGACTGCGCAAAATATTGACGGCAAGTTAATTTCACAAACCGTACGTTCGGAAGTTGCTGCACGAGTAAAAGCTCGTCTAGACGCTGGGCTAAGAGCACCGGGCCTTGCAGTGGTATTGGTCGGGGAAGATCCTGCATCGCAAGTATATGTAGGCAGTAAACGCCGTGCGTGCGAGGAAGTTGGCTTTATTTCTAAGTCTTTTGACTTGCCAGCAACCAGCACTGAAGAAGAGCTTCTTGCACTGGTAGACGAGCTAAATAACGACGCTGAAATTGATGGCATTTTGGTTCAATTGCCGCTTCCAGCAGGTATTGATTCTACCAAGGTGTTGGAGCGAATCATTCCTGAAAAGGATGTGGACGGTTTCCACCCTTATAATGTTGGCCGTTTATGTCAGCGCATTCCTAAACTGCGCTCTTGTACACCAAAAGGAATTGTGACTTTGATGGAGCGCTACAACATCGAGATGCGTGGTAAACACGCTGTGATCGTCGGTGCCTCAAACATCGTAGGCCGCCCAATGACGCTTGAGCTGCTGTTAGCTGGCTGTACCACGACCACTTGTCACCGTTTTACCCATGACCTTGAGCACCATGTTAGCCAAGCGGATATTGTAGTCGTTGCCGTAGGTAAGCCGAACTTTATTCCGGGTCACTGGATCAAAGATGGCGCTGTGGTGATCGATGTCGGTATCAACCGTCTAGAATCTGGCAAGCTGGTGGGTGACGTGGAATACGACGTTGCTAAAACTAAAGCAAGCTTCATCACCCCTGTTCCAGGTGGTGTTGGCCCAATGACGGTTGCAAGCCTGATTGAGAATACTATGTTGGCGTGTGAGCAATACCATAGTTGA
- a CDS encoding lytic murein transglycosylase, translated as MKKLISVAIGLCLSTSVLAEKITFERYVEGLKLEAIEEGIDVDIIEEAFEGVEYKPRAVKADRNQPEKKLTLDEYIPRAVPDWKVKKARKLYDQHYTELKRIGDEYGVQPRFIVALWGVESNFGSLTGGYDVISALSTLAYDGRREAFFRKETMAALKILEQGHIKPDNMKGSWAGAMGQCQFMPSSFLAFAADGNGDGKKNIWQTKADVFASTANYLAKSGWDDKYTWGRQVKVPNGIDTNLQGRGADKAKTLSEWSKLGITRYNGQPLPQPSEDINAWLIMPDSTNGRTYLIYNNYQVLMKWNRSFYFATAVSHLADRIVAR; from the coding sequence TTGAAAAAGTTAATTAGTGTTGCCATCGGGCTCTGCCTGTCTACTTCCGTTCTGGCAGAGAAGATCACCTTTGAGCGTTATGTGGAAGGCCTCAAACTTGAAGCGATAGAAGAGGGTATCGATGTCGATATCATCGAAGAGGCGTTCGAAGGGGTGGAATACAAACCTCGGGCGGTGAAAGCCGACCGCAACCAGCCTGAGAAAAAACTCACCTTGGATGAATACATTCCAAGAGCGGTCCCTGACTGGAAGGTGAAGAAAGCTAGAAAGCTTTACGATCAACACTACACCGAACTCAAGCGAATTGGTGACGAGTATGGCGTTCAGCCTCGCTTTATCGTCGCATTGTGGGGCGTTGAAAGTAACTTTGGCTCACTTACAGGTGGTTATGATGTTATCAGTGCGCTGTCTACCTTAGCCTATGATGGCCGCCGTGAAGCCTTCTTCCGCAAAGAGACCATGGCTGCGCTTAAAATCCTAGAGCAAGGGCATATTAAACCAGACAACATGAAAGGCTCTTGGGCGGGTGCAATGGGCCAATGTCAGTTCATGCCGAGCTCATTTCTCGCCTTTGCCGCCGACGGTAACGGTGATGGCAAGAAAAACATCTGGCAAACCAAAGCCGATGTCTTCGCCTCAACGGCAAACTACCTCGCTAAATCTGGTTGGGATGACAAATATACTTGGGGTCGACAAGTTAAAGTGCCAAATGGCATAGACACCAACTTGCAGGGCAGAGGGGCAGACAAAGCCAAAACACTCAGCGAGTGGAGCAAACTTGGCATCACCCGCTACAACGGGCAACCACTGCCTCAGCCAAGTGAAGATATTAACGCATGGCTGATCATGCCAGACTCAACCAACGGCCGTACTTACCTTATCTACAACAACTATCAGGTATTGATGAAGTGGAATCGTTCGTTCTACTTTGCCACTGCGGTTAGCCACTTGGCGGATAGGATTGTTGCTCGGTAG
- a CDS encoding YcgL domain-containing protein: MLVYVYKSSKKEGTYLYLTKRDDFSSVPSQLKEVFGTPIFVMIVNLAKRDLATVDVEKVKQSLESEGFFLQLPPPPENLLDKHKEWKKTQRDS, encoded by the coding sequence ATGCTGGTTTATGTGTATAAAAGTAGCAAAAAGGAAGGTACTTACCTGTACCTTACAAAAAGAGATGATTTCTCGTCAGTGCCGAGCCAACTTAAAGAGGTATTCGGTACCCCAATTTTTGTCATGATCGTGAACCTAGCAAAGCGCGACCTTGCGACTGTCGATGTCGAAAAAGTGAAACAGTCACTCGAAAGCGAAGGATTCTTTTTGCAATTACCACCACCACCTGAGAACTTATTAGATAAGCATAAAGAGTGGAAAAAGACTCAGCGTGACAGCTAG
- the minC gene encoding septum site-determining protein MinC translates to MSPTTDLKGSSFTLPVLYLAGNDLSQSLAFLTEKVETAPSFFTNAPVVLNIEAVTAEVDFKALKDGVLTAGMIPVGVAGCKDARARTMAAEAGLAVMSSSKSATREQVVLPPTKVIRTPIRSGQQIYAKDCDLVILNHVSAGAEVIADGSIHIHGTLRGRAIAGASGQTEAKIICHDLQAELVSINGNYWLSDQIDSELLKKKVMVSMVDDQLKLETLSI, encoded by the coding sequence ATGAGCCCTACCACTGATTTAAAAGGCAGCAGCTTTACCCTGCCAGTGCTTTACCTTGCAGGTAACGATTTGTCACAAAGTTTGGCATTCCTTACCGAGAAAGTCGAAACTGCCCCAAGTTTTTTTACCAATGCCCCTGTTGTACTCAACATCGAAGCGGTAACGGCGGAAGTGGACTTTAAAGCACTCAAAGATGGCGTGCTCACGGCAGGCATGATCCCGGTTGGAGTGGCTGGTTGTAAAGACGCTCGTGCTCGCACCATGGCCGCAGAAGCTGGTCTTGCAGTGATGAGTTCAAGCAAAAGCGCCACCCGTGAGCAAGTGGTATTGCCGCCTACTAAGGTGATCCGTACACCGATCCGTTCTGGTCAGCAGATTTATGCCAAAGACTGTGATTTGGTGATCCTAAATCACGTCAGCGCTGGGGCGGAAGTAATTGCCGATGGTAGCATTCATATCCACGGCACATTGCGTGGACGCGCCATCGCTGGGGCGAGCGGTCAAACCGAAGCCAAGATTATTTGTCACGACTTACAAGCAGAGCTGGTGTCCATCAATGGGAACTACTGGCTAAGCGACCAAATTGATAGCGAGCTTTTGAAGAAGAAGGTAATGGTCTCCATGGTTGATGACCAACTTAAGCTCGAAACTCTCAGTATTTAA
- the minD gene encoding septum site-determining protein MinD — MARIIVVTSGKGGVGKTTSSAAIASGLALKGKKTAVIDFDIGLRNLDLIMGCERRVVYDFVNVINGEATLNQALIKDKRNENLYIMPASQTRDKDALTREGVERVLNELDEMGFEFIICDSPAGIEQGALMALYFADEAIVTTNPEVSSVRDSDRILGILDSKSRRAEQGMEPVKQHLLLTRYNPARVTAGEMLSVEDVEEILHISLLGVIPESQAVLNASNKGVPVIFDEESDAGLAYADAVERLLGEQVDFRFLTEQKKGIFQRLFGG, encoded by the coding sequence ATGGCACGCATTATTGTTGTTACATCAGGTAAAGGCGGCGTGGGTAAAACCACTTCTAGTGCTGCTATTGCCTCTGGCCTTGCCCTTAAAGGTAAGAAAACTGCGGTAATCGATTTTGATATCGGTCTACGTAACCTTGATTTGATCATGGGCTGTGAGCGCCGCGTTGTTTATGATTTCGTTAATGTTATTAATGGTGAAGCGACGCTGAACCAAGCGCTGATCAAAGATAAGCGCAACGAAAACCTATACATCATGCCAGCATCGCAAACTCGCGATAAAGACGCACTGACTCGTGAAGGTGTAGAGCGTGTGCTTAACGAGCTCGATGAAATGGGCTTTGAGTTCATCATCTGTGACTCACCAGCCGGTATTGAGCAAGGCGCTCTGATGGCACTGTACTTCGCTGATGAAGCGATTGTGACCACCAACCCAGAGGTTTCTTCGGTTCGAGATTCTGACCGTATCCTTGGCATCTTGGATTCTAAGAGCCGCCGCGCTGAGCAAGGTATGGAGCCAGTTAAGCAGCACCTGCTTCTTACACGCTACAACCCAGCTCGTGTTACCGCTGGCGAAATGCTAAGTGTTGAAGATGTTGAAGAGATCCTTCACATCAGCCTGCTGGGTGTTATCCCTGAAAGCCAAGCGGTACTTAACGCATCAAACAAAGGTGTGCCAGTTATCTTTGACGAAGAGTCAGACGCAGGTCTTGCCTATGCTGATGCAGTAGAGCGCCTGTTAGGTGAGCAAGTGGATTTTCGCTTCCTGACCGAGCAAAAGAAAGGCATCTTCCAACGTCTATTCGGGGGTTAA
- the minE gene encoding cell division topological specificity factor MinE produces the protein MSLLEFFRPAKKASANVAKERLQIIVAERRREGQGAPTYLPQLKQDILEVLKKYVEVDPDMVELSLEQNDEDHLSVLELNVKLPDEEK, from the coding sequence ATGTCACTACTGGAATTTTTCCGCCCAGCTAAGAAAGCTTCGGCAAACGTTGCAAAAGAGCGTCTGCAAATTATCGTGGCTGAGCGACGTCGTGAAGGCCAAGGTGCCCCAACTTACCTTCCGCAGCTTAAGCAAGACATTCTTGAAGTGCTGAAGAAATACGTGGAAGTGGACCCAGATATGGTTGAGCTTTCACTAGAGCAGAATGATGAAGACCATCTGTCGGTACTGGAGCTTAATGTCAAGCTGCCAGACGAAGAGAAGTAA
- the rnd gene encoding ribonuclease D codes for MNYTIITTSSELEKVCLLARDTETVMLDTEFVRTRTFYPQLGLIQLFDGERLSLIDPTVIEDMSAFTELLKDTAVLKVLHACGEDLEVFQHSFGAMPTPMIDTQIMAAFLGHGLSTGFAALVKEYIGVELDKSESRTDWLARPLTKKQLEYAAADVHYLMPIYEQLNSKIQQAGWLEAAEQESDLIVAKRIQNFEPKRAYLDIKGAWQLKPKQLNVLKHLAEWRLKEALKRDLALNFVFREQHLWAIARHNLGSIKQFEEQEEFDARAVRRHGHKLVTLVKKAKQVPSEEWPAPVERLMDEPNYKQLFKLLKDEVKKVSQQTGLATEFLASKKQLNQMITWVWRKDRDVESLPDVMQGWRKALLAEPLEKHFD; via the coding sequence GTGAACTATACCATTATCACCACAAGCTCAGAGCTGGAAAAAGTGTGCTTACTCGCCCGTGACACCGAAACTGTCATGCTAGATACCGAGTTTGTGCGCACTCGTACCTTCTACCCGCAGCTGGGTCTTATCCAGCTGTTTGATGGCGAGCGTTTGTCCTTGATTGACCCAACCGTCATCGAAGACATGAGCGCATTCACTGAACTGCTGAAAGATACTGCTGTACTGAAAGTGCTTCACGCCTGTGGTGAAGACCTTGAAGTGTTCCAACACAGCTTTGGTGCAATGCCGACTCCTATGATTGATACCCAAATCATGGCGGCATTTTTAGGTCACGGGCTTTCAACCGGTTTTGCTGCTCTAGTCAAAGAGTACATTGGTGTTGAGCTGGATAAGAGCGAATCTCGCACCGATTGGCTAGCGCGCCCACTGACCAAAAAGCAGTTAGAATACGCCGCCGCTGATGTGCATTACCTGATGCCAATCTACGAGCAACTAAACAGTAAGATCCAGCAAGCAGGCTGGTTGGAAGCGGCTGAGCAAGAATCGGATCTTATCGTGGCTAAGCGCATTCAAAATTTCGAGCCAAAGCGTGCTTATCTTGATATCAAAGGTGCTTGGCAATTAAAGCCGAAGCAGCTAAACGTGCTTAAGCATTTGGCCGAATGGCGACTGAAAGAGGCACTAAAGCGAGATTTAGCGCTAAACTTTGTTTTTCGTGAACAGCACCTTTGGGCCATCGCTCGCCATAACCTTGGCAGTATCAAGCAGTTTGAAGAGCAAGAAGAGTTTGATGCACGAGCCGTGCGCCGTCATGGTCATAAGCTGGTGACATTGGTGAAAAAAGCCAAGCAAGTACCAAGCGAAGAGTGGCCAGCGCCTGTTGAGCGTTTGATGGATGAGCCAAACTACAAGCAGCTGTTCAAGTTGCTCAAAGATGAAGTGAAGAAAGTGTCACAACAAACAGGCCTTGCGACCGAGTTCTTAGCTTCGAAAAAACAGCTTAATCAAATGATCACTTGGGTATGGCGTAAAGATCGTGATGTGGAGTCACTGCCTGACGTGATGCAAGGCTGGCGTAAAGCCTTGCTTGCAGAGCCGTTGGAAAAACACTTCGATTAA